CAGGGTGCGGTAGCCCAGGGCCTGTAACCGGGGCAAATCCTCGGTGGTCACCTGATCCGCCACCGCAAAATTCGCTGTGACCGGCTTGATATCCATGCTGGCTTCCTCATGCTGTGTTCGGCGCGGACTGCCCGCAGGCCTTTAGATTAGAAGCTACTAACGTAAAGGACTGCACGCAAGCCATAAACGAAAAAAGGAGGCCGAAGCCTCCTTTTTTACAGCGCGGGTTGCGCCAGTCATCAATTACTTGATGATCTTGGCTACAACGCCGGCGCCTACGGTGCGGCCACCTTCACGGATAGCGAAGCGCAGACCGTCTTCCATCGCGATGGGAGCGATCAGGCTTACAACCATCTTGATGTTGTCGCCAGGCATTACCATTTCAACGCCTTCCGGCAGTTCGATGGTACCGGTCACGTCAGTGGTACGGAAGTAGAACTGCGGACGGTAGCCCTTGAAGAACGGAGTGTGACGGCCGCCTTCGTCTTTGGACAGTACGTATACTTCGGATTCGAAGTCGGTGTGCGGGGTGATGGAGCCCGGCTTGGCCAGAACCTGACCACGCTCAACGTCTTCACGCTTGGTACCACGCAGCAGAACACCAACGTTCTCACC
The Oceanimonas doudoroffii DNA segment above includes these coding regions:
- a CDS encoding EF-Tu/IF-2/RF-3 family GTPase, with protein sequence GRVERGIVRVGEEVEIVGIKDTTKTTCTGVEMFRKLLDEGRAGENVGVLLRGTKREDVERGQVLAKPGSITPHTDFESEVYVLSKDEGGRHTPFFKGYRPQFYFRTTDVTGTIELPEGVEMVMPGDNIKMVVSLIAPIAMEDGLRFAIREGGRTVGAGVVAKIIK